A genomic segment from Fodinicola acaciae encodes:
- a CDS encoding DUF5691 domain-containing protein, with the protein MTTWDDVVAAATVGTARRRLDIAKLPPPVARSLREVADLHQPPDPPGTLLDAAAFMTAYRRAGKPLQSPVATPRPAPDDRLPTASALVSAALTDILAGGDTILLDELVTAMTAAGFRAPEARIPALLDRAAMHGDLAKPLVEVVGERGRWLAAQRPEWRKLLAYGEIAAPLPDDWRVADPLTRRDAFAAARRHDPGAAREALMAGWDTEALPERRDLLAAFAEGLSDADEDALNLAAADRRREVREIAWDLLRRLPDSGRSQRMAERARLLVTIEKRRLGRHRMLIATPGYDAGMRADGIAEKPGRQGEGLSAFWLRQVIAATPLRTWSEQLPPAELLAMTDNQPFGGELRTGWMEATQLEEELTWATAFVKALGPYRCQPLLALLPPDVRTNAVATALSHDGQRALTLLSSCARPWPPELSTAVLAALAEDPKSYVPRTTIELIGYRAVADESSVRIAELLRGLAERFSQSRAEPALRRAATLIDIRRHMLEGLR; encoded by the coding sequence GTGACGACCTGGGACGACGTAGTCGCCGCTGCCACCGTCGGCACCGCGCGGCGCCGGCTCGACATCGCCAAGCTGCCGCCGCCGGTCGCCAGGTCGCTGCGCGAGGTGGCCGACCTGCACCAGCCGCCGGACCCGCCTGGCACGCTGCTCGACGCGGCCGCGTTCATGACCGCCTATCGGCGCGCCGGCAAGCCGCTGCAGTCGCCGGTCGCGACTCCGCGGCCGGCACCGGACGACCGGCTGCCGACGGCATCTGCGCTGGTCAGCGCCGCGTTGACGGACATCCTCGCCGGCGGCGACACGATCCTGCTGGACGAGCTGGTGACGGCGATGACCGCTGCCGGCTTCCGCGCGCCGGAGGCCCGCATCCCGGCTCTGCTCGACCGTGCGGCGATGCACGGCGACCTGGCCAAGCCGCTGGTGGAGGTGGTCGGCGAGCGGGGCCGCTGGCTGGCCGCGCAGCGGCCGGAGTGGCGCAAGCTGCTCGCGTACGGCGAGATCGCCGCGCCGCTGCCGGACGACTGGCGCGTCGCCGACCCGCTGACCCGGCGCGATGCCTTCGCGGCCGCGCGCCGGCACGACCCCGGCGCGGCCCGCGAGGCGCTGATGGCCGGCTGGGACACCGAGGCGTTGCCGGAGCGCCGCGACCTGCTGGCCGCCTTCGCCGAGGGCCTGTCCGACGCCGACGAGGACGCGCTCAACCTCGCCGCCGCCGACCGCCGCCGCGAGGTGCGCGAGATCGCCTGGGACCTGCTGCGCCGGCTGCCCGACTCCGGCCGCTCCCAGCGGATGGCCGAGCGGGCGCGGCTGCTGGTCACGATCGAGAAGCGGCGGCTCGGGCGGCACCGGATGCTGATCGCGACACCCGGCTATGACGCCGGCATGCGCGCGGACGGCATCGCCGAGAAACCCGGCCGACAGGGCGAGGGCCTTTCCGCGTTCTGGCTGCGGCAGGTCATCGCGGCCACGCCGCTGCGCACCTGGTCGGAGCAGCTGCCGCCGGCCGAGCTGCTGGCGATGACCGACAACCAGCCCTTTGGCGGCGAGCTGCGCACCGGCTGGATGGAGGCCACGCAGCTGGAGGAGGAGCTGACCTGGGCCACCGCCTTCGTCAAGGCGCTCGGACCGTATCGCTGCCAACCCCTGCTGGCGCTCCTGCCTCCGGACGTACGCACAAACGCCGTCGCGACCGCGCTCAGCCATGACGGCCAGCGTGCGCTGACGTTGCTCAGCAGCTGCGCGCGGCCGTGGCCGCCGGAGCTGTCGACCGCGGTGCTGGCAGCATTGGCCGAGGATCCGAAGTCGTACGTGCCGCGCACGACGATCGAGCTGATCGGCTATCGCGCGGTGGCCGACGAGTCGAGCGTACGGATCGCCGAGCTGCTCCGCGGCCTGGCCGAGCGGTTCAGCCAGAGCCGCGCCGAGCCGGCGTTGCGCCGCGCCGCGACCTTGATCGACATCCGACGCCACATGCTGGAGGGTTTACGTTGA
- a CDS encoding ATP-binding protein, with protein MTELLRPHAEQEYAAELAALEKTDDRPRPPRWRLSPWAVVTYLLGDTLTDGTVITPKYVGPRRLVEVAVATLVTDRALLLLGVPGTAKTWVSEHLAAAVSGDSTLLVQGTSGTAEESIRYGWNYARLLAEGPTEGAMVPSPVMTAMREGRLARLEELTRIPSDVQDALITILSEKTLPVPELGSEVQAARGFNVIATANDRDRGINELSSALRRRFNTVVLPLPATAEEEVEIVARRVEQLGRSLQLPEIPAAVAEIRRVVTVFRELRSGGTEDGRTKLKSPSGTLSTAEAISVLTNGLALSAHFGDGVLRPADIAAGILGAVVRDPVSDRVAWVEYLEAVVRERDGWADFYRACREVTG; from the coding sequence TTGACCGAGTTGCTGCGGCCGCACGCCGAGCAGGAGTACGCGGCGGAGCTCGCGGCGCTGGAGAAGACCGACGACCGTCCCCGGCCGCCGCGCTGGCGGCTGTCGCCGTGGGCCGTCGTCACGTATCTGCTCGGCGACACGCTCACCGACGGCACGGTGATCACGCCGAAGTACGTCGGTCCGCGCCGGCTGGTCGAGGTCGCCGTCGCCACCCTGGTCACCGACCGCGCGTTGTTGCTGCTCGGAGTGCCTGGCACGGCCAAGACCTGGGTCTCCGAGCACCTGGCCGCGGCCGTCTCCGGCGACTCGACGCTGCTCGTGCAGGGCACCTCCGGCACGGCCGAGGAGTCGATCCGCTATGGCTGGAACTACGCGCGGCTGCTCGCCGAAGGACCGACCGAGGGTGCGATGGTGCCCTCCCCGGTGATGACCGCGATGCGCGAAGGCCGGCTGGCCCGGCTGGAGGAGCTGACCCGCATCCCGAGCGACGTGCAGGACGCGCTGATCACGATCCTGTCGGAGAAGACGCTGCCGGTGCCGGAGCTCGGCAGCGAGGTGCAGGCCGCGCGCGGTTTCAACGTGATCGCGACCGCCAACGACCGCGACCGCGGCATCAACGAGCTGTCCAGCGCTCTGCGCCGGCGCTTCAACACGGTCGTGCTTCCGTTGCCGGCGACCGCCGAGGAAGAGGTCGAGATCGTCGCACGGCGGGTCGAGCAGCTCGGACGTTCCCTGCAGCTGCCGGAAATCCCGGCCGCGGTGGCCGAGATCCGGCGGGTGGTCACGGTTTTCCGCGAGCTGCGCTCGGGCGGCACCGAAGACGGGCGTACGAAACTCAAGTCGCCGTCCGGCACGTTGTCCACCGCCGAGGCGATTTCGGTGCTCACCAACGGATTGGCATTGTCCGCGCATTTCGGCGACGGCGTGCTGCGGCCGGCCGACATCGCGGCCGGCATTCTCGGCGCGGTCGTACGCGACCCGGTCTCGGATCGCGTTGCCTGGGTGGAATATCTCGAGGCGGTCGTCCGCGAACGCGACGGCTGGGCCGATTTCTA
- a CDS encoding SWIM zinc finger family protein, translating into MGRPWVVERVLALASDEASVRAARVVARSNPWLETGSADTQTVTAVWGICEGSGLKTYRVVTDLTGPAYKCTCPSRKLPCKHALALLLHWSEGKVTDKPVPPWAAEWLEERAAKSLEKTPRTPDPVAQARRAEQREARVSAGLDELDQWLSDQVRTGLAGLTRGGYAQLDAMAARMVDAQAQSIATKLRRLSTVGPGWTDAVLAEYGMLRLLVRAHRRLGELPAPLAAAVRAEIGYPVSREDVLATPPVTDTWQVLGWRDSEDTRIRTRRIWLRGARTGRPALILSFAANGQLLDNSFVPGEEVVADLHFYPASDGLRALAGNNRGEPQRITAIDGKLTMAEAAKRWSQALAANPWLESWPVLLSQVTPVHHDDEWLLVADATVPLYAADPWPLLAVSGGRPVDVLAEWTATGVRVVSALTPTAVVSL; encoded by the coding sequence GTGGGTCGGCCCTGGGTGGTGGAGCGCGTGCTGGCGCTGGCGTCGGATGAGGCGTCGGTGCGGGCGGCGCGCGTGGTCGCCAGGAGCAACCCGTGGCTGGAGACCGGCAGCGCCGACACACAGACGGTGACCGCGGTCTGGGGGATCTGCGAAGGCAGCGGCCTGAAGACCTACCGCGTGGTCACCGACCTGACCGGCCCGGCATACAAGTGCACGTGTCCGAGCCGCAAGCTTCCCTGCAAGCACGCGCTCGCACTGCTGCTGCACTGGTCGGAAGGCAAGGTCACGGACAAGCCGGTGCCGCCGTGGGCCGCCGAGTGGCTGGAGGAGCGCGCGGCAAAGTCGCTGGAAAAGACGCCGAGGACGCCGGATCCGGTCGCGCAGGCACGGCGAGCGGAGCAGCGCGAGGCCAGGGTCAGCGCCGGCCTGGACGAGCTCGACCAGTGGCTGAGCGACCAGGTGCGCACCGGCCTGGCCGGCCTGACCCGCGGCGGATACGCGCAGTTGGACGCGATGGCCGCGCGGATGGTCGACGCGCAGGCACAGAGCATCGCGACGAAGCTGCGCCGGCTGAGCACGGTCGGTCCCGGCTGGACCGACGCGGTGCTGGCCGAGTACGGCATGCTGCGCCTGCTCGTACGCGCACACCGCCGGCTCGGCGAGCTGCCGGCGCCGCTGGCCGCCGCCGTACGCGCCGAGATCGGCTATCCGGTCAGCCGGGAGGACGTGCTGGCCACCCCACCGGTCACCGACACCTGGCAGGTGCTCGGCTGGCGAGACAGCGAGGACACCCGGATCCGTACGCGCCGCATCTGGCTGCGCGGCGCGCGGACCGGACGGCCGGCGCTCATCCTGTCCTTCGCCGCCAACGGCCAGCTGCTCGACAACTCGTTCGTGCCCGGCGAGGAAGTGGTCGCCGACCTGCACTTCTATCCGGCCTCCGACGGCCTGCGCGCGCTGGCCGGCAACAACCGCGGCGAGCCGCAGCGGATCACCGCGATCGACGGCAAGCTGACCATGGCGGAGGCGGCGAAGCGCTGGTCGCAGGCGCTGGCCGCCAACCCGTGGCTGGAGTCGTGGCCGGTGCTGCTCAGCCAGGTCACGCCGGTACACCACGACGACGAGTGGCTGCTGGTCGCGGACGCGACCGTGCCGCTGTACGCCGCCGATCCGTGGCCGTTGCTGGCGGTCTCCGGTGGGCGGCCGGTGGACGTGCTCGCGGAGTGGACGGCCACCGGCGTACGCGTCGTCTCCGCCTTGACGCCGACAGCGGTGGTGTCCCTGTGA